The following are from one region of the Fusarium verticillioides 7600 chromosome 1, whole genome shotgun sequence genome:
- a CDS encoding ER-derived vesicles protein ERV14: MMSGEAWLFLLSVLINAVNLFLQVFFTIMYSDLECDYINPIDLCNRLNTYIIPEAAVHGFLTFLFLINGYWIPLILNLPLLGWNVKKIVDNTHLLDATEIFRKLNVHKKESFFKLGFHLLMFFFYLYSMIVALIRDESS; the protein is encoded by the exons ATGATGTCTGGAGAAGCCTGGCTGTTTTTGTTGTCGGTGCTTATCAACGCCGTCAACCTCTTTTTACAGGTTTTCTTCACTATTATGTACAGTGATTTGGAATG TGATTACATTAACCCCATTGACCTCTGCAACCGACTCAATACCTATATCATCCCCGAGGCTGCTGTGCACGGTTTCTTGaccttcctcttcctcatcaacggcTACTGGATCCCTCTCATTCTCAACTTGCCTCTCCTTGGCTGGAACGTCAAGAA GATTGTCGACAACACTCATCTCCTCGATGCGACTGAGATCTTCCGCAAGCTCAATGTTCACAAGAAG GAatctttcttcaagcttggcttTCACCTGctcatgttcttcttctacCTCTACAGCATGATTGTTGCTCTTATCCGAGACGAGTCCTCCTAA
- a CDS encoding methionyl aminopeptidase (At least one base has a quality score < 10): MTADSPAKKECMGADCQNEAGSLQCPTCLKLGVKDSYFCSQECFKRNWGIHKTMHKSQSNILHHLKAPKAISPDPATGYYNPFPNFPYSGTLRPVYPLSPHRTLPQSIPHPVWWQDGNPRYSRSLTNRNKIEILDKKGQDAMRKSCKLAREVLDIAAAAAKPGVTTDYIDEIVHKACIERNSYPSPLNYNNFPKSCCTSVNEVICHGIPDQRVLLDGDILNIDVSLYHEGYHADLNETYYIGDKAKADPDTVRVVETARQCLDESIKAVKPGTLIREFGNIIEKHAKKHNCSVIRTYCGHGVGKLFHCPPNVPHYAKNKTVGECKPGMTFTIEPMIALGKYRDITWPDNWTSTTIDGKLTAQFEHTLLVTEDGVEILTARQPDSPGGALPMPGTENGETQA, encoded by the exons ATGACTGCTGATTCCCCCGCCAAGAAGGAGTGTATGGGCGCCGACTGCCAGAACGAAGCTGGATCCCTCCAATGCCCAACTTGTCTGAAGCTGGGAGTCAAGGACAGCTACTTCTGCTCTCAGGAGTGCTTTAAGAGAAACTGG GGTATCCACAAGACAATGCACAAGTCGCAAAGTAATATCCTCCACCACCTGAAAGCTCCGAAAGCAATCTCACCAGATCCAGCTACCGGCTATTATAACCCTTTCCCCAACTTTCCGTACTCTGGAACCTTGCGACCCGTCTATCCTCTGTCGCCGCACCGAACTCTTCCTCAGTCGATTCCTCACCCCGTGTGGTGGCAAGACGGCAACCCCAGATACAGCCGATCCCTCACCAACCGTAACAAGATTGAAattctcgacaagaagggcCAGGATGCTATGCGAAAGAGTTGCAAGCTTGCGCGAGAGGTCCTCGACATCGCGGCCGCTGCCGCTAAGCCTGGCGTGACGACCGACTACATCGATGAGATCGTTCACAAGGCTTGTATCGAGCGAAAC TCCTACCCCTCTCCTCTGAACTACAACAACTTCCCCAAGTCTTGCTGCACGTCCGTTAACGAAGTCATCTGCCACGGTATTCCTGACCAGCGCGTTCTGCTTGACGGTgatattctcaacatcgatgtTTCCCTGTACCATGAAGGATACCACGCCGATTTGAACGAGACTTATTACATTGgagacaaggccaaggccgaccCCGATACTGTTCGTGTGGTTGAGACGGCACGACAATGCTTGGATGAGTCTATCAAGGCCGTTAAGCCCGGCACTCTGATCCGAGAATTTGGTAACATTATTGAGAAGCATGCCAAGAAGCACAACTGCAGCGTTATCCGAACTTACTGTGGCCACGGAGTCGGCAAGCTTTTCCATTGTCCTCCCAACGTCCCTCACtacgccaagaacaagactgtTGGAGAGTGCAAGCCCGGAATGACCTTCACCATTGAGCCCATGATTGCTCTGGGCAAGTACAGAGATATTACTTGGCCTGACAACTGGACCAGCACCACTATCGATGGAAAGCTGACAGCTCAGTTTG AGCACACTCTTCTTGTTAcagaagatggtgtcgagaTTTTGACCGCGAGACAGCCAGATTCTCCTGGCGGCGCCCTACCGATGCCTGGCACCGAGAACGGAGAAACCCAGGCATAG